Below is a window of Paremcibacter congregatus DNA.
GGTCAAAAAACCAACTCTATGATCCCGACTGGACCATGGAAGGCATGGGATTCCTCTATCGGTCACTCTATGACACTTTTGTCCTGATGGCCTGGACAGGGCTCTATTTCGTGATCAATTACCATTTCCAGCTCCAGCAGCAGAAAGAAATGTATCTTGCCGCCTCGGCGCAGGCCCATCAGGCCCAGTTGCAGATGCTGCGCTATCAGTTAAACCCGCATTTCCTGTTTAACACCCTGAACGCCATTTCCACCCTGGTTCTGGAAAATCAGATTAAGGAAGCCAACGGCATGTTGAACAAGCTGAGTGCGTTTCTACGCTTCAGCCTGGTCAGCCAACCAACACAAAAAACAACTCTGGAAGAAGAACTCTACGCCCTGTCGCTCTATCTTGATATTGAACGGGTAAGATTCCAGGAACGGCTCAAGGTTGAAATCGACGTCACAGATGAGGCAAAGGCCGCACTGATCCCCGGTCTCTTGCTTCAGCCTATTGTCGAGAACGCCATTAAATATGCGGTCAGCCCTCAGGAAGATGGCGGCACCATATCCATTACAGGAAAAATTGAGGATAAAAAACTCAAAATCACTCTGCAAGACGATGGCCCCGGTTTTTCCAAGGAGAAGCCAAAGGATTATCACCAGAAATCGAGTGGGGTAGGCATTGCCAATACGCGGGAGCGTCTCAAAAAGCTTTACCCTAATTCCAGTACGTTTGAAGTCATAAGCCAGGATAAAAAAGGTGTTACCATACACATCACACTGCCTTGTGAGTTTTCCAATGAGCCTTATGCGGAGGTTGCTCAATGATGCAAAAGAAAATCAGGACACTGTTGGTTGACGACGAACCCCTCGCCTTGCGTGGGCTACAAATTCGTTTGAAGGAATTTGAAGATGTCGAAATCATTGGGACCTGTTCCAATGGCCGCGAAGCCATCAAAAAAATTCGTGCCGAACGTCCGGCGCTTGTCTTTCTCGATATTCAGATGCCTGGCTTCGATGGCTTCGCCGTGATCAAGGCCCTGGCCAAGGAAGAAATTCCCTTGATTGTATTTGCCACGGCTTTTGATCAATATGCCATCAAAGCCTTCGAATCACATGCTCAGGATTATCTTCTGAAACCGATTGATACAGACCGACTGCATGAAACCATGAACCGCGTCCGCGAAGCCATCAAGGAGCGGATCACGGTCGAACAGAATGCCAAGCTTATTGAATTGATCCGGTCTATGGACAATCCACCGACCCTTGAGTTGTCCGAAATCATCAATACCCAGGAACTGGTCAACGAAAATAACTATGAAACTCATCTCAATATCAAGGATCGCGGACAAATCACCCGGGTCGATATTACAACGATTGAGTGGATTGATGCGGCCGGGGATTATATGTGTCTGCATGCCGACGGCAAGACTCATATCCTGCGGGAAACCATGAAAAATATGGAAAAGCGCCTCGATCCGGAAATATTCCAGCGCGTCCATCGGTCCACCATCATTAACATCAACAAGGTTAAGGAGCTGCAACCCACCACTGGCGGAAAGTATCAAATTACCCTGGAAAGCGGTGCCGACCTTCAGGTCAGCCGTAATTACCGTGATGTATTGGGGCGGTTCCTGTAAAGGAGCCCCCCCTATTCCATATCAGGAAGTTCGCGGGTTCTTTCGCTGTTTGATTGACGTAAATTCAGCAAGGCGTCTTTAAGTTTATTGTTTTTGGCCGCGCCATTCCGTGAAACCGGGCCTTTTTCCTGAATGGTTCTCAGAATAGTATCCATTTCAGTGGTCAGTTGATTGAATTTATCAAGCAATTTACCTGATGCATTCGAAATTGTCCCCAAATCGCGCGCGGTATTATGCAGGTCTGACAATATATTATCCTTATCCTGTACTGATGCCTCAAAAGCATCCTGCTTTTCCTGCAGGGTTTTCAGATTGCTTTCAACAAATTCGGCCATATTCTGATAAGTTTTTTCCACTTCTGTGGTCAGGCCTGTGATCAGTTTTTCTGTCCCGGCATGGGTAGTCTTCTCACTGGCTTTCAAATTTTTCTGCATTTCCAGAAGGTGCTTGGCGATGGTTGCCGCCTGTTTATCCATTTGCTTGGTGAATTGCATCGCCCCGTCAAGCTGCTGCTTTTTCATTTTATCTGCGGCGAGCGTTGCATCTTTCAAGGCCTTGTTCAGATTGTCTGCGTCCACGCCGACCTGCTTCGTCATGGTTTTTGAGAAATCAGCCAGAGATTTCACCATCAATCCATCCAGTTTTTCTTCCTGCGCGCTGGACAGTTCTTTCACCGCTTTGGAAATTTCCGTCATAGGCTTATCCAGGCTCTTGTGCAAGACTGCCTCCAACTGATCGGCGATATTGACCTCTGCCAGGCTTTCCACCAATCGGTTCATATCACCCTGCCATTCATTCTGATCAAAGAGACCATCAATCGTCCGGGCGAGAAGTTTTGCGCCCTGATCCAGGATCTGTTCGACAAAATGCGCCGCACCAAAGATAATAATCGCCGCGGTGAGACAGTAAAGCAAAGCCACCAGCCCCGGCTGCAACGCCGTCATTACATGCATTTCAGCAGGATCAAGGCTATACGACACCAGAGAGAAACCGACACAAACCAACCCCGCACCAATCAAAAGACGGGCAAATACAGGAAAGAAACCGAGCAACAGGGTTTCCCCGACAAGGCTGTCCCTGTTGAACAGGACTTTGGCCGGCGCGGTGGCCCGCACCGGAGCGATCAAGACATCCTTACCGTCTCCTGACTTTACGGCCCTTTTAGACAGACGCACAGATTTGACCACTTCCGGATCTACTTTACGTTCAGCTTCCTGAACAAGATAGCCACTGTAAGCCTCCGCCAATTTGCCAATAAAGCCCATTTCCTTCATTTGCGAAAGGAAGTCTTTCAATGTGGTACGACGGGCCGGTGCGCTGGCCAGCGGCAATCGCGTCATGGCGGAATGGGCCGCGCTAATATGATACCAAACGTACGTCACGGGAAAGACAAGATACAAAAGGAAAAAGACCAGACCAAACAGACTGAGATAACCGCCAAAGGCCACAAGGCTGCTTTGACTGACCATGCGCAGAAAGTCCCGCGGCAAAGTGGCCGTCGAGACCATTTCCACCAACACCACAAGCGCAGGATTAAAAATATATGCGACCACGGCAGCCGTAAGGCCTAAAATAAAAAATGTCAGATTTTTCGACACGTCCATCACCCTTGATTTTTATCTGTTTGTTCCCCGAATTTCTCTTGAGTATGGGGAGTAACCCAGTTTGGTAAAAAAAGCCTTAGTTTTAGTAAAATTAAAAACATTTGCGGAAATTTGCCAAAGACAAGGCCATTTTTTTCCCTTAGATTACCGCTTACCATATTTTAGCAAATTTTACATATTATGCCACCCGATAGCATAACTCAGACAAAAGAAAAACAACCTTGGTTCAGAAAAACAAAATTCCCCATATCTTTCATGTCATTCCATCCTTTGCACATGGTGGCGTTCCGATCCGGATTTCATACCTGATGAACCATTTTGGTGGCAGGGCGCGTCATAGTCTGCTGTCAACAGACCATGTCTACAGCTGCCGGTCCCGCCTGTCTGCAGACATTGACCTGACCATACCCGATATCGCGCACGCCGATCAGGGCAATATTCTTCAGCGTATTCTGGCCTACCGCAAGATTATCAAAGACCTGAAACCTGATCTGATGCTGACCTATAACTGGGGATCTACGGAATGGGCCCTGGCCAACCGCCTGCGGCCCCTTTGCCGTCACTATCACCTGGAAAGCGGTTTCGGACCGGAAGAGGCGCTATTCACCCTGCCCAAGCGCAATTATTTCCGTCGTCTGGCCCTGGGACGTATCGAGGGTATTGTTGTCCCGTCCCAGACACTCGTCAAAATTTGTCAGGACGACTGGCATATCCCGCCCGGTAAAATTCATTATATCCCCAATGGGGTTGATTGTGAGAAATATGCCGCCGCACCAAGCCCGGATGCACTCCCCGGTTTCAAGAAAAAACCGGGCAACATCACCATTGGTACCATGACGCCATTACGTCCGGAGAAAAATTTATCCCGCCTGATTACTGCATTTAAACACCTGAAAACCACCTGTCCGAACAAGGATCTGGATCTGGTGATCATGGGCGAAGGCAATGAAAGGGCCGCCCTTGAGCAGATGATCCGGGAATATGGTCTTGAAGCCCATGTCTATATGCCCGGACATGTGGACGACCCGGCAAAAGCACTTGGCTGGTTGGACATTTACGCGATCTCTTCCGATACGGAACAGATGCCTAATTCAGTTAATCAGGCCATGGCGGCCGGCTTGCCCATTGTCGGCATGGATGTAGGCGACGTCAAATTTATGATGAATGACCTCAACCGCCCCTTTATTGCGCCAGCCAGGAATGACCGCGCCTTCGCTGAATGCCTGATCGCACTCACAACAGACGACTCCCTGCGCCAGGAGATTGGACAGGCCAACAAGATACACGTCAAGCAGACCTTCGACCAGCACCGCATGTATGAGTCCTATGCCAGCATATGGGGCGTTTAAAGGCTACTTTATGGTTTCTTTGGCAGGTTTATTCTGCGTGATACGGTCAAATACAGCAGGGTAATTGGCGATGCTGTTCTTCCAGTTCCGCACTTCTTCCACATAATGCCGCCCGGCCGCAATAATATCCGGCCATTTATCTCTATTTTCCAAAGTATTGATAATGGTCTGCGCCAAATCTTTAGGACTGTCGGGGGCGAAAAGAACGCCAGTCTTACCGTCCTCAATCAGTTCATTGTGGCCACCGATATCAGAAGCGGCGACCAGTTTATGCTGGGCCATGGCTTCCAGCGGCTTTAACGGTGTCACCAAATCGGTAAGTCGCATTTTCTTACGAGGATAAACGAAGATATCCACCTGGTTATAATAATCCTGAACCTTGTCATGGGGCACACGCCCGGTAAACATTACATGTTTTTCAATATTATAAGCCTCAACCAGCTGTTTAAGATTATCTTCTTCCGGACCGCCCCCGACCAGAAGAATTTTCACTTCTGGAAAATTTCGCCGAATACGCGGCAAGGCCTGCAGCAGAATTTCAATCCCTTCATAATCATAAAAGGACCCAATAAAACCAAGCACAACAGCACCATCAAGTCCAAGCCGGCTCCGTAATTCCTTATCCGGTTCATGAGAGCCGGAAAATTTAGCAATATCGACTGCGTTGGGAATAAGGGTTATTTTCTCGGCCGGAATGCCGCGAGACACCAAATCCTGTTTCAGCCCGTTACAAATAACAGTTACCGCGTCCGCTTCCCGAGCGACCTTGGTTTCCATATCCCGGGTCATGCGATACCGTAGGTCTCCTTCTTTACAGGACCCGTGGCTCACCGCCGCGTCTTCCCAGAAAGCTCTAATTTCATAGAGCACCGGAATATTGAATTCCTTACCAACCGCGACCGCCGCCATGCCGTTCAACATCGGGGAATGTGCCTGAATGACGTCCACTTTTTCATTCTTAAGGATTTCACGCAGGCGTTTTTTTAGGCTGCGCACTACTTCATACTGATTGATCACCGGTAATTTGGCGAAAATCTTGTTGTACCGCGTCGTTCGGAAAAAATGCAAATCCTCAACAGTTTCCTCCGCCCCCTCCGGATTGAGATGTTTGATGCTTGTCACATGACGGGTCTCATAGCCCAACGCTCTCTGTTCCCGTAAAATCTGGTAACTGCGGAAAGTATAACCGCTATGCAGCGGAATGGAATGGTCAAAAACATGCAGAATACGCATCAGTTAAACTCTTTAGTTTTATGTTTCTCAGTAAATGCCGTCAGGGTCCGGGTAATACAGTCATCAAACAGCGTCATCGCCCGGGGCCAGTTATGATGCGACATCACCCTCTCCCGCCCGGCAATTGCCAGACGTTTTCTGGCCGTGCTGTCCTCAAACAGATGTGAAATATGGGCAACATACTCTTCCGGTGTTGTCGCCGCCAGGATATGCTCCCCCACTACCGCGTCAACACCACGGGCCGCAGTTCGGCTACTGACCACGGGCACCCCCATGGCCATGCCTTCCAGAATTTTATTCTGGGTACCGCGGGCGATTTCCAGTGGGGTTACCATTACCGCTGATTTCCGCACATATGTTCTGATATCATCAACCGTTCCCGTAACCGTTATCCCTGGCCTGTTATTCAAGGCCAGAATGTTTGCCGGCGGTTCGGCGCCAATAACCGTAAGATTGGCCTCCGGGTATTTTTCTCTCAGTTTTGGCAATACCGTGTCACAAAAAGACAGGACGCATTCCTCATTCGGATAATAATCCATACGCCCAACAAAACTGATGCCGTAAGGATCATAATCAGCATCTCCCGCCTGACCATCCGGGGTAAAGAAATCAAAATCAACCCCGTTCGGGAAGAAACCGGATGCTACTCCGGTTTGATAACTGTCCAGGGTGTCCACTTCAAAATCTGTAGCGCAACTGCACAGGTCAAATTCACCGCAAAGTTTTTTTTCTTCCCGTTCCAGCTTCCGCCCTTCAAGCCGATAACCAAAGCTCACCGGCCAGGGTTTAAAATTGGCGAAGGCCAGCCATTTCTGGCTGTCCATATCGCAAAAATCGAGAAGTTTGGGAATGGTCGTAACATGAGACACATATTGAGCCGCCGTCGAGCTAAACACCACGATGAGATCAAAGGCGGTTTTATCCAACAGACGATTAACTTCTGTCTGCAAGGCCCGCGAATAGAAGAACCCCATGGAAGAAGGTTCCGATGTCAAAAGACGCGCCCCCATCCGCAAGGCCTGAACCGGATTTCTGACCTCACACAGGACAAATTCTTCACAGTAATCGGCAATGCCCTGACACTCTGCTGCTTCCCCTGACGATCTGGCGAGAGAGGCAACCGTTACCTTATGACCCGCACCTTGCAGATGCTTGACCATATTAAAGGATCGAATTTTATCCCCCCGGGTTGGTGGATAGGGAAACCGATGACTTAAAAACAGAATATTCACACATTATACTCAATTGGGAGAGTGAATGACCTGCGGTTCTTCCAGAAGAGCACAGGTCATTCAGCTTAATTGGACAGTTCGTTGAGAAGTTTGCGGGCGTCTTTCACACCTGTGAAGTTCTCACCAGAAGCTACGACCACTTCGAGTTCGCGCCGAGCCGCAGATTTCCGGCCAGCCTTATTCAAGGCGAACGCATAATGATAGCGAATTTCCGCCATTTTCGGCGCCTTGCTGACCGCCTTCTGAAGTAAATTCAACCCTTTCTGATTCTGGCCCTGCTGAACCAATATCCAGGCATATGTATCAATAAAACTTGCCTCTTCAGGATAAAGATTGAAGGCCCGCTCTGCCGCACCGAGAGCCTTCGGCCCTTGGCCAACCTGACTATAAAGCCAGGCGATATTGTTTAGCGCAACGGCATTACCGCTATCCTGTTCCAGAATAACTTCATAATGGGAAATCGCATCGGGGTAATTCTCCTGTTGCAAATATTGGCTTGCCAAGACATGCCGAACCATCAAATCATTGCGATTTGTGGTCAGCCATTTATTCATGATGCCCACACCCTTTTCACCCTGGCCATTGCGAATATAGCTGCTGGCTATATCGACGGTAAACCGGCTACCTTTTGCCCCGAGTTCCGCCGCTTTCTCGAAACTCTCCAGAGCTTTTGCGGGTTCACCCTGCGAACCATAAAGCCGGCCTTCGACAACATATCCAAGAGGACTTTCCGGGTTCAGTTCCTTGACTTCCTTAATATAATCATGGGCCTTTTCGAATTTTCCATCTCTCGATTCCAGGCTCACCATTTCGACCAGAATCCCGTCTTTCTTGTCTGACAGAGACAATGCTTTTAACAAGGATTCCCGCGCTGCGGAAATTTCGTTATTGCGCAACTGAGAACGCCCTAATAATTGATAGGCCCCTGCACTATTCCCCAGGATCGCAGCCATGCGTTCAAAGTTCGCAACAGCGCCGGAGGTATCCTGCATCATCAAATTGATATTGCCCGTGGCTTCATAACCTGCCGCCTGATCCGGGAAATCCGTGATAATTTGCTGGGCAATGGCTTTCGCCCGTTCCAGCTTCTTCTGTCTGATGAGAAATTCGGAAAACTCAATCCGGGTTCTTAAATTATCGGGAGAGGCTGAAATAGCCTGCTGGTAGTAATTTTCCGCCTCTTCCAGATCATTGTTCTTGGCCGAATATTGCGCCATGGCTTGCAATGCACCGGCATGTTTGGCATCAGCATCCAAAATATCTTTGTAAATCTGCAGTCCAGCGGCATCATTACCTTCCTTGAACTCTAAACGCGCCAAATTCATAGAAGCAGAATGATACGTTGGCGCCACGTCCAGTGCTTTCCTGAATTGCGTCCGCGCCTTTTCCGTCTGCTTCAGCCCCACATAGGCTGCACCTTTCAGGTTGTAGCCTACTGGATTCTTGCCATCCTGCTTGATCAGACGATCTGCACCTTCAATTGCCTGGTCATATTTCTGTTCCCGTAAAGAGATCAGGGTAAGAAAAACCGCCGCCTGTTTCGAATTCGGGTCTTCCTGAAGGATTGCCGCCAGTCCTTCCTGGGCCGCTTCTGAATCACCCGAGGCCAGGCGGCTCAACGCCAATTGCGTCTTGAGTGTATTCTCGCCCGGTTTTTTCTCGACTGATTTTTCAAAATAGGCCGTGCCTTCTTCAAATTTGCCAAGCTTCATGCTAGCGCTGCCCAAAAGCGCATAAATTACAGAATCCGCTTTGTTATCTTCCACCAAAGGCATCAGTGTCGTAATGGCCTGTTCCGCTTCCCCCTGCCGCAGCAAAGAGGCCCCCAGAAGGCGACGGGCGACAATATTATCGGGCGCAATTTTAATCAGTTTATCCAGATGATAGATCGCCTGCGCATAATTGGCTTTGGAATAATTCATCACTCCCCGCAACACTAACGCTCCGGGGAAGTTATCCAGAACCTGACCGGATGCGTTCAGATATTCTTCCGCCTTGTCCAATTGGTTCTTCCGCGCATAAATCACCGCCGCCAGATAGTTGGCCAGGGGATGTTTTGGCGCCATGGAGAAAACAACATCGAGACGCTCCAGGGCCTCATCAGAACGTTGCAGATCGAAAAGTACGGCCGCAGATTTAAACAACGCCAACAGGTTTTTCGGTTGGTATTCCAACGCCTGTTCAAAATACCCCTGAGATTTTTCCGGACCGCTGTGCAAATTGACCATATCCCCTTTCAGGATAAGCCCGTCCACATTTTTCGGGTTCAGAACCAGAGCTTCATCAACCTTCTCTTCAGCCTTTTTCAAATCCTTCTGCAGGTAATAAACCTGGGCGATAGCAACACTGAGAGCATCACTCTGACCCGAAATTTCCTCGCCTTTCGTATAAAAAGACAGAGCTTCATCCAGATGTTTCAGGCCCTGATGCGCCTTGCCAATAATCAGATAAACCTTGCCTTTTTCCTCTTCTTTGACAGCATCAACACTCAAGCGATCAAGAATTTGCTGATAGTCCTGACGCAGCAACCGAGATTCACTCATTTTCACGATGACATCTGATTCCGGCAACCCAAGCTTGATAGCCCGGTTATATTCCTTCTCCGCCGAGATTGGATTCATGGTCTTTAAATAAAGATCCCCCAACATCACCCTGTATTGCGGATTTTTTGGATCGGCAACAATGGCGTTCTTCATTTGTATGATTGCGGCTTTCATATCCCCCTTTTTAAGGTAGGTTTCCGCATCCTGAATATATGGCGCACTCTTGTCATTGCCTACCGCAGATAAAGCCGGTGCTGTTGTTGCCATCAGCAATGCAATACTTAATGTTGTTAGATTTCTCATATTTTAGTCCCCTGTCCTTATTTTTTATAGGGCCTCTTCTGCATCGTTGGACCAGAAGTAGTGCGTATTTATAAAACTATATCATATTGTTTCACCAAACCATAGAAGGTCGGGCGGCTTACCCCCAAAATCTTGGCGGCGCGGCTGACATTGCCACTGGCTTGCGCCATAGCTTTGTTGATTGCGCGGATATCGGCATTCTCTCTTACGACTTTCAGGTTCAGGACCTCGACCTGGTCTTCCTTAATATTCAACTCAAGGTCATCTGCGGTAATTTTCTTACCGTTACACATAATGACCGATCGTTTGATCCGGTTTTCCAGTTCCCGGACATTTCCGGGCCAGTTATAAGACGCAATCGCAACCAGAGCGTCTTGCGAAAATCCCATAATCTGCTTTTTAAGATCATCATTGAACTTCGACAGAAAAG
It encodes the following:
- a CDS encoding sensor histidine kinase, with protein sequence MDKRLKTLIEHKERLFWSLQILGWIAYCAARTLNAYALGEKPEFIYAVMMGVIGGFWITIGLRHIYQFLRQANMPPLLMLLSIIVCILLSSMLFSVIEVWSKNQLYDPDWTMEGMGFLYRSLYDTFVLMAWTGLYFVINYHFQLQQQKEMYLAASAQAHQAQLQMLRYQLNPHFLFNTLNAISTLVLENQIKEANGMLNKLSAFLRFSLVSQPTQKTTLEEELYALSLYLDIERVRFQERLKVEIDVTDEAKAALIPGLLLQPIVENAIKYAVSPQEDGGTISITGKIEDKKLKITLQDDGPGFSKEKPKDYHQKSSGVGIANTRERLKKLYPNSSTFEVISQDKKGVTIHITLPCEFSNEPYAEVAQ
- a CDS encoding LytR/AlgR family response regulator transcription factor, with translation MMQKKIRTLLVDDEPLALRGLQIRLKEFEDVEIIGTCSNGREAIKKIRAERPALVFLDIQMPGFDGFAVIKALAKEEIPLIVFATAFDQYAIKAFESHAQDYLLKPIDTDRLHETMNRVREAIKERITVEQNAKLIELIRSMDNPPTLELSEIINTQELVNENNYETHLNIKDRGQITRVDITTIEWIDAAGDYMCLHADGKTHILRETMKNMEKRLDPEIFQRVHRSTIININKVKELQPTTGGKYQITLESGADLQVSRNYRDVLGRFL
- a CDS encoding glycosyltransferase, translating into MVQKNKIPHIFHVIPSFAHGGVPIRISYLMNHFGGRARHSLLSTDHVYSCRSRLSADIDLTIPDIAHADQGNILQRILAYRKIIKDLKPDLMLTYNWGSTEWALANRLRPLCRHYHLESGFGPEEALFTLPKRNYFRRLALGRIEGIVVPSQTLVKICQDDWHIPPGKIHYIPNGVDCEKYAAAPSPDALPGFKKKPGNITIGTMTPLRPEKNLSRLITAFKHLKTTCPNKDLDLVIMGEGNERAALEQMIREYGLEAHVYMPGHVDDPAKALGWLDIYAISSDTEQMPNSVNQAMAAGLPIVGMDVGDVKFMMNDLNRPFIAPARNDRAFAECLIALTTDDSLRQEIGQANKIHVKQTFDQHRMYESYASIWGV
- a CDS encoding TIGR04063 family PEP-CTERM/XrtA system glycosyltransferase, which codes for MRILHVFDHSIPLHSGYTFRSYQILREQRALGYETRHVTSIKHLNPEGAEETVEDLHFFRTTRYNKIFAKLPVINQYEVVRSLKKRLREILKNEKVDVIQAHSPMLNGMAAVAVGKEFNIPVLYEIRAFWEDAAVSHGSCKEGDLRYRMTRDMETKVAREADAVTVICNGLKQDLVSRGIPAEKITLIPNAVDIAKFSGSHEPDKELRSRLGLDGAVVLGFIGSFYDYEGIEILLQALPRIRRNFPEVKILLVGGGPEEDNLKQLVEAYNIEKHVMFTGRVPHDKVQDYYNQVDIFVYPRKKMRLTDLVTPLKPLEAMAQHKLVAASDIGGHNELIEDGKTGVLFAPDSPKDLAQTIINTLENRDKWPDIIAAGRHYVEEVRNWKNSIANYPAVFDRITQNKPAKETIK
- a CDS encoding TIGR03087 family PEP-CTERM/XrtA system glycosyltransferase; this encodes MNILFLSHRFPYPPTRGDKIRSFNMVKHLQGAGHKVTVASLARSSGEAAECQGIADYCEEFVLCEVRNPVQALRMGARLLTSEPSSMGFFYSRALQTEVNRLLDKTAFDLIVVFSSTAAQYVSHVTTIPKLLDFCDMDSQKWLAFANFKPWPVSFGYRLEGRKLEREEKKLCGEFDLCSCATDFEVDTLDSYQTGVASGFFPNGVDFDFFTPDGQAGDADYDPYGISFVGRMDYYPNEECVLSFCDTVLPKLREKYPEANLTVIGAEPPANILALNNRPGITVTGTVDDIRTYVRKSAVMVTPLEIARGTQNKILEGMAMGVPVVSSRTAARGVDAVVGEHILAATTPEEYVAHISHLFEDSTARKRLAIAGRERVMSHHNWPRAMTLFDDCITRTLTAFTEKHKTKEFN
- the prsT gene encoding XrtA/PEP-CTERM system TPR-repeat protein PrsT gives rise to the protein MRNLTTLSIALLMATTAPALSAVGNDKSAPYIQDAETYLKKGDMKAAIIQMKNAIVADPKNPQYRVMLGDLYLKTMNPISAEKEYNRAIKLGLPESDVIVKMSESRLLRQDYQQILDRLSVDAVKEEEKGKVYLIIGKAHQGLKHLDEALSFYTKGEEISGQSDALSVAIAQVYYLQKDLKKAEEKVDEALVLNPKNVDGLILKGDMVNLHSGPEKSQGYFEQALEYQPKNLLALFKSAAVLFDLQRSDEALERLDVVFSMAPKHPLANYLAAVIYARKNQLDKAEEYLNASGQVLDNFPGALVLRGVMNYSKANYAQAIYHLDKLIKIAPDNIVARRLLGASLLRQGEAEQAITTLMPLVEDNKADSVIYALLGSASMKLGKFEEGTAYFEKSVEKKPGENTLKTQLALSRLASGDSEAAQEGLAAILQEDPNSKQAAVFLTLISLREQKYDQAIEGADRLIKQDGKNPVGYNLKGAAYVGLKQTEKARTQFRKALDVAPTYHSASMNLARLEFKEGNDAAGLQIYKDILDADAKHAGALQAMAQYSAKNNDLEEAENYYQQAISASPDNLRTRIEFSEFLIRQKKLERAKAIAQQIITDFPDQAAGYEATGNINLMMQDTSGAVANFERMAAILGNSAGAYQLLGRSQLRNNEISAARESLLKALSLSDKKDGILVEMVSLESRDGKFEKAHDYIKEVKELNPESPLGYVVEGRLYGSQGEPAKALESFEKAAELGAKGSRFTVDIASSYIRNGQGEKGVGIMNKWLTTNRNDLMVRHVLASQYLQQENYPDAISHYEVILEQDSGNAVALNNIAWLYSQVGQGPKALGAAERAFNLYPEEASFIDTYAWILVQQGQNQKGLNLLQKAVSKAPKMAEIRYHYAFALNKAGRKSAARRELEVVVASGENFTGVKDARKLLNELSN